CTCGCCGCCGCCACATATTCGCTGTGCGGTACGCCGAGCCATGCGGGCAGCGCCTATGGCGGCCTGTATCGCGCGGATGCCTTTGCGGGTTACGCCAAGCTGCTGATCTACATCACCTCGGCGGTGGCGATTATGGCGGCGCCGGGCTGGTTCAGTCGGACGGGCGCGATGCGCTCCGAATATCCGATCCTGATCCTGTTCTCGGCGACGGGCATGGGCATCATGGCTTCGGCCGGCGATCTGCTGACGCTCTATGTCGGCCTCGAACTGCAGAGCCTTGCGGCCTATGTTCTCGCCAGCTTCATGCGGCGTGACACGCGCTCGGCCGAAGCGGGTCTGAAATATTTCGTGCTGGGCGCGCTGGCGAGCGGCATCCTGCTCTACGGCATCTCGCTGCTCTACGGCTTTGCGGGCACCACCCAGTTCACCGGCCTGCGCACCGCTTTCGGCGGCGGCGTTTCGACCGGTCTGCTGTTCGGCCTCGTCTTCGTGCTGGCGGGCCTGTCCTTCAAGATCTCGGCCGTGCCGTTCCACATGTGGACGCCGGACGTGTATGAAGGCGCGCCGACGCCGGTGACGGCCTTCTTCGCCTCGGCGCCGAAGGTGGCGGCGATGGCGCTGCTGGTGCGCGTGGTGGTGGAAGCGATGGGCCCGGCGACCGATGCGTGGCGCCAGATCATCATCTTCACCAGCCTCGCCTCGATCGTGCTGGGCGCGGTGGCGGCGATCGGCCAGACGAATATCAAGCGTCTGCTGGCCTATTCGTCGATCAACAATGTCGGCTTCGCGCTGATCGGTCTCGCGGCGGGCACGCCCGAGGGCGTCTCGGCCGTGATGATCTACATGACCGTCTATGTTGCGATGACGCTGGGCAGCTTCCTGTGCATCCTGCGGATGCGCGACCAGAATGGTGCGCCGGTGGAATCGATCGCGGCGCTGTCCGGCCTGTCGCGCTCGCGTCCGGCTCTGGCGGCGGCGCTGGCGATGTTCATGTTCAGCCTCGCGGGCATCCCGCCGCTGTTCGGCTTCTATCCGAAGCTGGCGGTGTTCGGTGCCGCGACCAACAACGGTCTGTTCTGGCTGGCGCTGGTGGGTGCGGTCGGCTCAGTGATCGGCGCCTTCTATTATCTGAAGATCGTCAAGACGATGTACTTCGACGAGCCGGCGGCACCGCTGGCGTCGTCGGACGACAAGCTGGAGGGTGGCCTGATCGCCATCTCGGCGGTGATCATCTCGCCGCTCGGCTATCTCGCCATCCCGGCGCTGAGCGCCGTGACGCTGGCGGCGGCCAAGGCCCTCTTCTGAGAGTCTGTTCGATGCGCCTCTCGGCGCATGGCCGCACCGGCCCGCTCCCCCACCCGACCTCCCATAGCATACAGCCGTTGGGAGATCGGGCGGCGGAGCGGGCCGGTGCCGGCGCGAAGTGCGGTTCCATACGCAGGTTACATCCATGATCCGGACCGTCGCGGAGACGGGATCGACCAACGCCGATCTGCTGGCCACCGCAGCCACGCTTCCGGAAGGTACGTGGCTGCGCGCCGAGCGGCAGACGCAGGGGCGCGGGCGCCTCGGCCGGGTGTGGGCCTCCGAGCCCGGCAATCTCTATACGAGTACGCTGGTGCGCGTGGGGCCGGGCGATCCGGCCGCGCCGACGCTGGCCTTGGTGGCGGGGGTGGCGCTGCATGCGACGGCATGCGCGTGGACGGGCGAGCGTGCGTCCGCGCTCCAGCTGAAGTGGCCCAACGATCTGCTGGCCGATGGCGCGAAGCTGGCGGGCATCCTGCTGGAGCGGAACGGCGACGCGATCGTCGCGGGCTTCGGTGTCAATCTGGCGGCGGCGCCCGAGGGGCTGGGCCGGGCGACGGCGAGCTTCGCAGGGCTGACAGGTGCTGCCCCCGATCCGGCGCTGTTTCTGGAGGATCTGGCGCGGGAGTTCGCCACATGGCTGGGCCGCTGGCGCGCGCAGGGCATCGACGCGGTGCGCGCGGCCTGGCAGGAGCGCGCGCATCCGATCGGCACGGCCCTGGTGACGCGCGGGCCGGAGGGCGAGCGCGAGGGGCTGTTCGAGGGGCTGGATGGCGAAGGCGCGCTGCGGCTCCGGCGCGCGGACGGGACGATCGAGACGATCCGCGCGGGGGACGTGTTTCTGATGTGAACGGGGCGACGGGCGGCGTGCCTGCCGTTCCGCTCTCATGAGCGGTTGGCGGAGCTTCCCGCTGCCGGTAGGCGGGGCGCGAAGGCAGGCGGCGCGGGTAAGGACTTATGGCTATCATCGGGCCGAACGCGGTGTCGCCCGTTCTGCATCTGCTCAGCATTGCCGGCCTCACGGTCTTCGCGATTTCCGGCGCGCTCGCGGCGGCACGGCAGCGGCTCGACATCATCGCGGGGGGCTTCTTCGCCGTCGTGACCGCCACCGGCGGCGGGACGGTGCGCGATGTGCTGATCGACGAGCCGGTCTTCTGGATCCGGGACTGGTCGCCCGTCGTCATCTGTGCGCTGGCGACCGTCGCCGTGTGGCTGGTTCCGCTGCATCGCTGGCCGGCCAAGGCGCTCGACTGGTTCGACGCGGCGGGATTGTCCGCCTTCGCCGTGTTCGGCACGGCCAAGGCCCTCGGCGTCGGCGTGTCGCCGTTGCCGGCGGTGGTGATGGGGGTCGTCACGGCCTGTCTGGGCGGCATCATCCGCGACATGGTGGCGGGCGTGCCGTCGATCATGCTCCGCAACGAGCTCTATGTCACCGCCGCGCTGGCGGCGGGGCTGGCGTTCGTGGGCCTGCTTCATACCGGGATGGGGTATGGCTGGGCGTCCCTGATCTCCGCCGCCGTCGGTTTCGCGCTGCGCGGCGCGGGCATTCGCTGGAAGCTGGCGCTGCCCCGCCATCGCGGCTGACCCTCGGACGACAGAACACTCTTCCGGGCGACGCGATCGCCGGACCCGGAGGGACTCAATAGCCCGTATAGCGCCCCGGCCGATGCCAGACGATCATGATGCCGTTGAGCGCGACGGCGCTGACAATCGACCAGCCGAGCCGATCCCAGGGAACGACGAAGGCGGAGGCGGCCAGCACGCAGGCGTCGAGCGTCATCTGCGTGCGGCCCGCATTCAGGCCGCGCGAGCGATAGAGCCAGAGCGCCACCACGCCGAAGCCGCCGACGCCCGACTGGTGCCGGGCGAGGGCGAGGACGCCCATGCCGATCGCGGAGCCGCCGACGAGCGCGGCGAAGGCGGGGTTGATCGTCAGCACCTGCATCATCTGCGGCGCGAAGCCGGACAGGCCGGCGAGCGCGACGTTCAGCAGGATCGTCTTGATCGTGAACTCAGCCCCCATCGTGCGCGCGGCGAGGATCAGGAAGGGCAGGTTGGCACCGGCCAGCAGCAGGCCGACGGGTAGCGGCACCAGATAGCGCAGCAGCAACGCCACGCCCGCGACGCCACCCGTGACGAGCTTCGCCGCCTGCAGCAGCATCAGCCCGACCATCACGAGCGACCAGCCGACGGCGAGCGCATAGACATCCTCGCCCCAATGATGCTCCTGCGGCACGACGGCGCGCTCGGACGGGGGCGGGGCAGGGGACTCGCTCAGGGGGTGGTTCCTCATCGGGTGATGCGGCGGCTCTAAGCGGGCGGGGGGGAAGAGGGAAGCGGCGCCTCGGCGCGTCCGGATGCTTTCCGTGCTCCAGCGAACGCCGGAGCCCAGGGCTTCAGATCATGCGCTGGCAGCCCTGTGTTCCTGCGTTCGCAGGAACACAGGGCAGGATCGGGTCAGGCCCAGCCGAGGCCGAGTGCCTTTTCCACGCTGATGAAGGCGGCCGTCAGCGCGGCTTCCTCGGCGGCGAGGCTGGCTTCGGCGGAGAGGCGGCGGCGTTCGGCCTCGGCGGCGTCGATCTTGGTGGCGGTGCCGGCGCGCTCGCGCTGGGCGGCGAGATCGGCGGCGGTGCGCGCGGCGACGAGCGCACGGGCGCGATCCGCGACGATCGCGCGCTGATCGCGGAAGCGGGCGAGCGCGCCTTCGGCATCGCGCAGGCCGGACAGGACGGCGGCACGATATTTGGCTTCGGCCTCGTCGCGCACGGCCTCGGCCTGCGCGACCCGGGCGCGGTTGCGGCCGAAATCGAGGAAGCTCCAGCTGATCTGCGGGGCGAGCAGGGCCGTGAAACTGCTGGGATCGACCAGATCGGACGGGCTGGTGCCGCCGAGGCCGAAAATGCCCATGAACTTCACCTTCGGGAAACGGGCCGCCTCGGCATTGCCGATCTTGGCGGTCTGCATCGCCAGTTCGCGTTCGGCGGCGCGGATGTCCGGACGCTTTTGCAGCAGGGCGGCGGGATCGCCGATCGCCACTTCGGCGGGGGGCAGGGGCACGGCGGCGCCAGCAGAGGCAGGGGCCTGCAGCTCCGCATCCAGCGCGCCGGGGGCGAGCGCGAGCAGGGTGGCGAGTTCGTCGCAATAGGAATCGCGCTGCGTGGCGAGGGGAACGAGCTGCGCGCGCGCCTCCTCCAGCTGCTGCCGCGCCTGCTCCAGTTCGGCGCGGGGCGCGGTGCCGCCGTCGAAGCGCTGCTGCGTGAGCGCGAGCGCCTGTTCGCCGAGCGCTACCGAGCGCTGGCCGAGCGCGATGCGGCGCTGGCGATCGCGCAGATTGACATAGGCCTGCGCGACCTCGGCGGTAAGCGTCACCTGCGCGTCCGCGAGCTTCGCCTCCGCCTGCTCGGCCTGCGCGCGCGAGGCTTCCACGGAGCGGCGATTGGCGCCGAACAGGTCCAGCTCCCAGCTGGCATCGAAACCGGCATTGTAGAAATCGAAGCTGCTGGATCCGTTGCTGTCGCTGCTGCCGGAACTGCCGGAGCCGCTATCCTGCTGGACGTTCAGGCCCGGCAGCGACGCATGGGCATAAGCGCCGGTCGCGCTGACCGACGGCAGTGCGTTGGCGCGCTGGGCCCGGAGGGCGGCGCGCGCCTGGCGGATGCGCGCCTGTGCGGCGGCGAGATCGGCATTGGCGGCGAGCGCGCGATCCTGAAGGCTGTTCAGCACGGGATCGCCCAGCGCGGTCCACCATTTGCCGGCGAGGGGCGCCGTGGCCGGGGAGGCGCCGGCGCGCGCGAAGGCGGCCGGAGGGGCACCGGCGCCCAGAGCGGGCGGCCCCTTGTAATCCGGGCCGACCGTGCAGCCGGCGAGCGCGGTGGCGGCGATCAGGAGCGGAGCGGCCAGTGGAGAGAGGGGGGAGCGGGCATATCGCATGTCAGTGACCCATTTCGGCGGGCTTGAACCGCTTGGGCAGCGGCCGGAGCAGCAAGGCGAGCGGCAGCGTGGCGATCACGCCGACGGTGAGGATCCAGAACATGTCGACATAGGTGAGCGTCAGCGCCTGCGTCTGGATCGTGCCGGCGAGCGAGCGATAGGCGCTGGGCATGCCGCCGAGCGTCATCGCCTGACCGTTCATATAATCCTGAACGGTGAGCGAGTTGGCGGGCAGGGCTTCCTCCAGCCGGCGCTGGTGAAGCCACATGCGCTCATCCTGCACGACCGAAATGCCGGCGAGCGCGAGGCTGCCGCCGAGATTGCGCGCCGTGCTGAACAGGCCCGCCGCATCGCGCGCATATTCCACCGGCACGGAGGAGACCGCCGCCTGATTGAGGAACATCATCGCCATCGTCTGGCCGAGGCCGCGGATGAGCTGGGAGTGGGTGAAGCTGTCACCGGCGGAGAAAGCGGTGAGATCGGTTTCCAGCCAGCAGCTGAAGGCGAGCAGACCGAGCCCGCCCATCACCATCACGCGCACGTCGATATTCCGCAGCAGCCACGGCACGCACAGCATCAGCAAAGCGGCGGGAATGCCGGCGAGGAAGACGACGCCGCCCGACTGGAGGGCGTTGTAGCCGGCGATCGCGGTGAGGAACTGGGGGATGATGAAGGAGGTGCCGTAAAGCGCCATGCCGACGACGATCGCCATGATGATCACCGCGCCGAACTGACGATCCAGCAGCAGCCTCAGGCGCAGCACGGGCCGTTCCGCCACGGCCTGCCCGATCATCAGCGAGACGAAGCCCGTCAGCGAGACGCCCGCCATGATCACGATCAGCGTGGAATCGAACCACTGCTCGCGCTCGCCCTCCTCCAGGAAGACGGTGAGGCCGCCGAGGAAGAAGACGATGCCGGCGATGCCGAACCAGTCCGCCTCGCGCAGCAGATGCAATTGCGAGCGGATGGCGGGCAGGCCGAAGGTCAGCAGGCACAGCAGCACGACGCCGACGGGAAGATTGAGGAAGAAGGCATAATGCCAGGAAACATTCTCGGCGAGCCAGCCGCCGATGACGGGGCCGAAGACCGGGCCGGTGATCGCGGTGAAGCCGAAGGCGGCGATGCCGACCGGCTGCTGGTGCGGCGGCAGGCGCGTGGCGATGATCGACATGGCCGTCGGGATCAGCGCGCCGCCGGTGAAGCCCTGCCCGACGCGGCCGACGATCATCATCGGCAGCGTGGTGGAGAAACCGCACATCATGGAGAAGGCCGTGAACAGGCTGACCATGATCATCAGGAAGGTGCGCAGGCCCACCAGCCGCTCCAGCCAGCCGGCGAGCGGGATCATGATGATCTCCGCCACCAGATAGGCGGTCGCGATCCAGGTGCCCTCGGTGCCGCTCGCGCCGATCTCGCCCTGGATGGTGGGGAGGGCCGAGTTCACGATCGAGATGTCGAGCGTCGCCATGAAGGCGCCGATCGTGCCGGCCGCCACCGCCAGCCATGCGGCGAAATCGGCGCGGGCGGGCGGGGCGGGGGGAGAGGCGGGCGCGGCGCCGGCCGCCGCTCCGCTCATCGCGCGCCAGCCCGCGTATCGACCGTGACGCGCACGGACAGGCCGGCGATCAGGCGGCGGCGGACCTCCGGCGCGGCATCGATCGCGATGCGGACGGGCACGCGCTGGACGATCTTCGTGAAGTTGCCGGTCGCGTTCTGCGGCGGCAGCAGCGAGAATTCGGCGCCGGTGCCGGGCGAGAGGCTCTCGACATGGCCGCGCACGTCGGCATCCGGCAGCGCATCGATGCTGACCGTCACCGACTGGCCGGGACGCATATGGCCGATCTGCGTTTCCTTGAAATTGGCGACCACATACAGCGCATCGACCGGCACGATCGACATCAGGCGCATGCCCGGCTGCACATATTGGCCGATCCGCACGCTGCGATCGCCGATCTTGCCCGTGATGCTGGCGCGGATCAGCGCCGAGTTCAGATTGACGTTGGCGGCGGCGAGCTGGGCCTGTGCCGCCTTGCCCTGCGCTTCGGCCTGGCGGATCTGGGCGGTGAGGGATCCGATGCGGCGCTGGGCGGTCTCAAGCCCGGCGCGGCGCTGGGCGACATCGGCATGCGCTTCCTCGGACTGACGACGCAGGCTGGCGAGCTTCTCGCGCGTTTCCGCACCGGAGGCGGCGAGGGGCGTGTAGCGGGCCAGCTCGCCATCGGCGAAGCGCTGCGTGGCGAGCGCGCTGGTGAGCTGGGCGCGCGACTGATCGATCGTGGCTTCCTGCTCGCGGATCTGCGCGCGGATATTGTCGGCATTGGCGGAGGAGACGCCCTGCTGCGCCACATATTGGGCGGATTGGGCGCGATAGTCGCGCGCATCGAGGCGAACGAGCGGGGTGCCGGCGCGGACGTCCTGATTGTCCGCGACGAACAATTGCTCGACATAACCCGACACCTTCGAGGAGACGGTGACGCTGTCGCCGCGGACATAAGCGTCGTTCGTTTCCTCGAAATAGCGGCCGACCAGCAGATGATAGACGAGCCAGCCGCCGCCGCCGATCAGCGCGGCCGCCGCGATGATCGCGATCACCCGCCGCATGCGCCCGTTGCGCTTCTCCGCCTCGGTGCCTGCCCGCTCCGCTTCCGATGCCGTCGCCATATCTTCCAGCCCTAGTTTGCGGGGGGCGCTCTTGCCGCTTGCCGCAAGATATGGCAATACCATTCATTATGGGATTGCGAAATAAGTTTGATGTGGGGGGATTGGGTCACGCCCTGCGGGATTTCTATGTGAAATCGCAGCTGGAGATGGACCGGATGCTCAAGGCGCAGGGGCATGGCCTGTCGCTGCCGCGCCTGCGCCTGCTGGGGTTCATCGCCGAAAAGGGGCAGACCCGATCGGTGGATGTGGCCGAGGCGTTCGGCTTCGCGCCGCGCACCGTGACGGAGGCGCTGGACGGGCTGGAGAAAGCCGGGCTGATCGGGCGCACGGCCTCCGCCACCGATCGGCGGGCCAAATTGATCGCGCTGACCGATGCGGGGCGTGCGGCACTGGATGCGTCGGAGCCGGCGGTGAAGCGCTTCGTGGACCAGGTGTTCACTGCGCTGGACGCCAGCGAGAAGAGCGCGCTCGCCGGGCTGCTGACGAAACTGACGGACCGGCTCGATACGCTCGCGGCGGAGCGGGAGCCCGCCTGACCCTCGGGCCGCGACCGACCTTATTCACCGTGGCGATTGCGGAGAGGCCGCAACGCGCGCTATGCCTGCCGATAACGATAAGTAGATGACGTATATGATAGGCTGGCCATGAAGACGCGTTTCACCGAATTGTGCGGCATCGCGCATCCCGTGATGATGGGCGGCATGATGTGGGTGGGGCGCGCGGGGCTGGCGGCGGCGGTGTCCGAAGCGGGCGGGCTCGGCACGATCACCGCGCTGACGCAGCCGACGCCCGAGGATCTGACCAAGGAGATCGCCCGCGTCCGCGAGCTGACCGACAAGCCCTTTGCGGTGAACCTCACACTGCTGCCCTCGATGCGCGATACGCCATATGCCGAATATCGACGCGCGATCATCGAAGGCGGGGTGAGGATCGTCGAGACGGCGGGCAACAAGCCCGAGGAGCATATCGGCGAGCTGAAGGCGCACGGCATCGTCGTGATCCACAAATGCACGTCGGTGCGGCACGCGCTGTCGGCCGAGCGGTGGGGTGTGGACGCGATCTCGATCGACGGTTTCGAATGCGCGGGTCATCCGGGCGAGGACGATATTCCCGGCCTCGTGCTGATCCCGGCGGCGGCGGACAAGGTGACGATCCCGATGATCGCCAGCGGCGGCTTCGGCGATGGACGCGGGCTGGCGGCGGCGCTGGCGCTGGGGGCCGAAGGGATCAACATGGGCACGCGTTTCTGCGCGACGCGGGAGGCGCAGATCCACGAAAACTGCAAGCAGGCGTTCGTGGCCAATGACGAGCGCAGCACCAACCTGATCTTCCGCAATCTCCACAACACTGCGCGCGTGGCGAAGACGCCTTTGTCGGACGAGGTGGTGAGGCTGCTCGCGCAGCCCGGCGCCAAGTTCGAGGATGTGGCGGAGCTGGTGCGCGGCGTGAAGGGGCGCCAGCTGCTGGAGACGGGCGACATGGAGGCCGGCCTGTTCTGGGGCGGGCAGGTGCAGGGCCTCATCCGCGACGTGCCGACGGCGGGCGAACTGGTGATGCGGATCGTGCGTGAGGCGGAGGGGATCATCCGCGAACGGCTGGCGGGGATGGTGGGGTAAGGGCTCACCCTCCCCGTGAGGGGGGAGATGGCGCCGAAGGAGACGGAGGGGGAGGTCGGCGACCGGCTGGCTTCCTCCCCCTCCGTCAGGCTGAAGCCTGACACCTCCCCCTGGCGGGGGAGGATCAAGGAAGGGGCCGCATTCTTACTCCTCGATCAGCGCGCGCAGCGCCGCGATCGTCGCGTCCACGCCATGCTCGAAGATGGCGCGGCGCCGGTCGGTGTCGGCGTGATCGAGCAGTTCCTGGGCCAATGCGCGCTCCTGCGGAGGGATCTCGCCCAGAAAGGCGTCCGTGACGAGGCAGGTCGGCGCGCGAAACTGGCCGACCATCAGCGACATCGCCATGTCTCCGAACCAGGAGGTGGCGAAGGCGAGCCGTTCGCCACGCAAGCCGGCCTCGCGGAGGATATGCGCCATCGGCAGCCAGATGCGAACGCAGGCGGGCACCAGTTGTTCGTCCCACTTGATCAGCTTCAGGGCGACCGGCCAGCGCCGGAACAAATGTTCGAGCCCGTCCAGCCAGGCGCGGATCGCGGGCTCCCAGCCCCCCGTGGATCCGCCCATTTCGAACTGGCCGAAGATCGTCTCCGAGGCCGCTTCCAGCAGCGCGTCGCGGCCGGAGAAATAGGTGTAGAGCGCCATCGGCGAGGCATCCACGCGCGCGGCGAGGCGGGCCATGCTGAACGGCTCCAGCCCATCGGCCGCGAGCATCTCCAGCGTCGCTTCGATCAGTTGGTCGCGGGAAATGCGGCTCGGGCGCCCGCGGCCCCGGGTCGAGGCTTTCGCAGTGGTCGCGTCTGGCTTGGGGAGCCGGGCCATGAGGAGCGCAGTGGATCCGCGCGCGGCATCACGCAAGATTTAGCGTGAGCGATAAGGATAATCGGTGAAAGAAAAGGGGTGAACCGCAGCCTGTGGCAGACTGCGGCTCACCCCTTCGAGGATCAGTCGATCAGAGCGCGGCCTTCAGCGCGTCGACCAGATCGGTCTTCTCCCACGGGAAGAAGTCGCCGTCGGGCTTGCGGCCGAAGTGACCATAAGCGGCGGTGCGCTGATAGATCGGCTTGTTGAGCGCCAGATGCTCGCGGATGCCGCGCGGGGTGAGCCCGCCGAGCGCCTCGATCTTGCCGATCGCGGTCTCGATCGCGGCATCGTCCACCGTGCCGGTGCCGTGCGTGTCGACATAGAGCGACAGCGGCTTGGACACGCCGATCGCGTAGGCGAGCTGGATCGTCACGCGCTTGGCGAGGCCGGCGGCGACGATGTTCTTCGCCAGATAGCGCGTGATGTAGGCGGCCGAGCGATCCACCTTGGTGGGATCCTTGCCCGAGAAGGCGCCGCCACCGTGCGGCGAGGCGCCGCCGTAGGTGTCGACGATGATCTTGCGGCCGGTGAGGCCGGCGTCGCCGTCCGGGCCACCGATCTCGAAGCTGCCGGTGGGGTTGATGTGGTATTCGGTCGCGTCCGAGAGCAGCTCGGCCGGCAGGATGTCAGCGACGACCTGCTTCACATAAGCGTGCAACTCGGCCTCCTTGGCGCCCTCGTCATAGCCCTTGGCATGCTGGGTCGAGACGACGATCGCGGTGGCGGCGACGGGCTTGCCGTCCTTGAAGCGCAGGGTCACCTGGCTCTTGGCGTCCGGCTCCAGGAAGGGAGCGGCGCCCGAGTGGCGATCGGCCGCCATCCTGGCGAGGATCTTGTGGCTGTAGTCCAGCGTAGCCGGCATCAGATCCGGCGTCTCGTCGCAGGCGAAGCCGAACATGATGCCCTGGTCGCCGGCGCCTTCGTCCTTGTTGCCCGAGGCATCGACGCCCTGCGCGATGTGCGCGGACTGGGCGTGGAGATTATTCTCGAAGCGGAAGGTCTGCCAGTGGAAGCCATCCTGCTCATAGCCGATGCGCTTCAC
This DNA window, taken from Sphingomonas sp. AP4-R1, encodes the following:
- a CDS encoding MarR family winged helix-turn-helix transcriptional regulator; its protein translation is MKSQLEMDRMLKAQGHGLSLPRLRLLGFIAEKGQTRSVDVAEAFGFAPRTVTEALDGLEKAGLIGRTASATDRRAKLIALTDAGRAALDASEPAVKRFVDQVFTALDASEKSALAGLLTKLTDRLDTLAAEREPA
- a CDS encoding efflux transporter outer membrane subunit; the protein is MRYARSPLSPLAAPLLIAATALAGCTVGPDYKGPPALGAGAPPAAFARAGASPATAPLAGKWWTALGDPVLNSLQDRALAANADLAAAQARIRQARAALRAQRANALPSVSATGAYAHASLPGLNVQQDSGSGSSGSSDSNGSSSFDFYNAGFDASWELDLFGANRRSVEASRAQAEQAEAKLADAQVTLTAEVAQAYVNLRDRQRRIALGQRSVALGEQALALTQQRFDGGTAPRAELEQARQQLEEARAQLVPLATQRDSYCDELATLLALAPGALDAELQAPASAGAAVPLPPAEVAIGDPAALLQKRPDIRAAERELAMQTAKIGNAEAARFPKVKFMGIFGLGGTSPSDLVDPSSFTALLAPQISWSFLDFGRNRARVAQAEAVRDEAEAKYRAAVLSGLRDAEGALARFRDQRAIVADRARALVAARTAADLAAQRERAGTATKIDAAEAERRRLSAEASLAAEEAALTAAFISVEKALGLGWA
- a CDS encoding trimeric intracellular cation channel family protein; this translates as MAIIGPNAVSPVLHLLSIAGLTVFAISGALAAARQRLDIIAGGFFAVVTATGGGTVRDVLIDEPVFWIRDWSPVVICALATVAVWLVPLHRWPAKALDWFDAAGLSAFAVFGTAKALGVGVSPLPAVVMGVVTACLGGIIRDMVAGVPSIMLRNELYVTAALAAGLAFVGLLHTGMGYGWASLISAAVGFALRGAGIRWKLALPRHRG
- a CDS encoding nitronate monooxygenase family protein gives rise to the protein MAMKTRFTELCGIAHPVMMGGMMWVGRAGLAAAVSEAGGLGTITALTQPTPEDLTKEIARVRELTDKPFAVNLTLLPSMRDTPYAEYRRAIIEGGVRIVETAGNKPEEHIGELKAHGIVVIHKCTSVRHALSAERWGVDAISIDGFECAGHPGEDDIPGLVLIPAAADKVTIPMIASGGFGDGRGLAAALALGAEGINMGTRFCATREAQIHENCKQAFVANDERSTNLIFRNLHNTARVAKTPLSDEVVRLLAQPGAKFEDVAELVRGVKGRQLLETGDMEAGLFWGGQVQGLIRDVPTAGELVMRIVREAEGIIRERLAGMVG
- the metK gene encoding methionine adenosyltransferase; translated protein: MRSDYLFTSESVSEGHPDKVADQISDAIVDLFLSKDPYARIACETLTTTQLVVLAGEIRCKGVYENGEWAPGAEEEIEKTVRETVKRIGYEQDGFHWQTFRFENNLHAQSAHIAQGVDASGNKDEGAGDQGIMFGFACDETPDLMPATLDYSHKILARMAADRHSGAAPFLEPDAKSQVTLRFKDGKPVAATAIVVSTQHAKGYDEGAKEAELHAYVKQVVADILPAELLSDATEYHINPTGSFEIGGPDGDAGLTGRKIIVDTYGGASPHGGGAFSGKDPTKVDRSAAYITRYLAKNIVAAGLAKRVTIQLAYAIGVSKPLSLYVDTHGTGTVDDAAIETAIGKIEALGGLTPRGIREHLALNKPIYQRTAAYGHFGRKPDGDFFPWEKTDLVDALKAAL
- a CDS encoding biotin--[acetyl-CoA-carboxylase] ligase; this translates as MIRTVAETGSTNADLLATAATLPEGTWLRAERQTQGRGRLGRVWASEPGNLYTSTLVRVGPGDPAAPTLALVAGVALHATACAWTGERASALQLKWPNDLLADGAKLAGILLERNGDAIVAGFGVNLAAAPEGLGRATASFAGLTGAAPDPALFLEDLAREFATWLGRWRAQGIDAVRAAWQERAHPIGTALVTRGPEGEREGLFEGLDGEGALRLRRADGTIETIRAGDVFLM
- a CDS encoding TetR/AcrR family transcriptional regulator — encoded protein: MARLPKPDATTAKASTRGRGRPSRISRDQLIEATLEMLAADGLEPFSMARLAARVDASPMALYTYFSGRDALLEAASETIFGQFEMGGSTGGWEPAIRAWLDGLEHLFRRWPVALKLIKWDEQLVPACVRIWLPMAHILREAGLRGERLAFATSWFGDMAMSLMVGQFRAPTCLVTDAFLGEIPPQERALAQELLDHADTDRRRAIFEHGVDATIAALRALIEE
- the nuoN gene encoding NADH-quinone oxidoreductase subunit NuoN — protein: MTGSVTLAASVPELILSIGALLLLLVAGWRGDGGARAISWAAVALLAAATYSLCGTPSHAGSAYGGLYRADAFAGYAKLLIYITSAVAIMAAPGWFSRTGAMRSEYPILILFSATGMGIMASAGDLLTLYVGLELQSLAAYVLASFMRRDTRSAEAGLKYFVLGALASGILLYGISLLYGFAGTTQFTGLRTAFGGGVSTGLLFGLVFVLAGLSFKISAVPFHMWTPDVYEGAPTPVTAFFASAPKVAAMALLVRVVVEAMGPATDAWRQIIIFTSLASIVLGAVAAIGQTNIKRLLAYSSINNVGFALIGLAAGTPEGVSAVMIYMTVYVAMTLGSFLCILRMRDQNGAPVESIAALSGLSRSRPALAAALAMFMFSLAGIPPLFGFYPKLAVFGAATNNGLFWLALVGAVGSVIGAFYYLKIVKTMYFDEPAAPLASSDDKLEGGLIAISAVIISPLGYLAIPALSAVTLAAAKALF
- a CDS encoding YitT family protein, whose protein sequence is MRNHPLSESPAPPPSERAVVPQEHHWGEDVYALAVGWSLVMVGLMLLQAAKLVTGGVAGVALLLRYLVPLPVGLLLAGANLPFLILAARTMGAEFTIKTILLNVALAGLSGFAPQMMQVLTINPAFAALVGGSAIGMGVLALARHQSGVGGFGVVALWLYRSRGLNAGRTQMTLDACVLAASAFVVPWDRLGWSIVSAVALNGIMIVWHRPGRYTGY
- a CDS encoding HlyD family secretion protein — protein: MATASEAERAGTEAEKRNGRMRRVIAIIAAAALIGGGGWLVYHLLVGRYFEETNDAYVRGDSVTVSSKVSGYVEQLFVADNQDVRAGTPLVRLDARDYRAQSAQYVAQQGVSSANADNIRAQIREQEATIDQSRAQLTSALATQRFADGELARYTPLAASGAETREKLASLRRQSEEAHADVAQRRAGLETAQRRIGSLTAQIRQAEAQGKAAQAQLAAANVNLNSALIRASITGKIGDRSVRIGQYVQPGMRLMSIVPVDALYVVANFKETQIGHMRPGQSVTVSIDALPDADVRGHVESLSPGTGAEFSLLPPQNATGNFTKIVQRVPVRIAIDAAPEVRRRLIAGLSVRVTVDTRAGAR
- a CDS encoding MDR family MFS transporter gives rise to the protein MSGAAAGAAPASPPAPPARADFAAWLAVAAGTIGAFMATLDISIVNSALPTIQGEIGASGTEGTWIATAYLVAEIIMIPLAGWLERLVGLRTFLMIMVSLFTAFSMMCGFSTTLPMMIVGRVGQGFTGGALIPTAMSIIATRLPPHQQPVGIAAFGFTAITGPVFGPVIGGWLAENVSWHYAFFLNLPVGVVLLCLLTFGLPAIRSQLHLLREADWFGIAGIVFFLGGLTVFLEEGEREQWFDSTLIVIMAGVSLTGFVSLMIGQAVAERPVLRLRLLLDRQFGAVIIMAIVVGMALYGTSFIIPQFLTAIAGYNALQSGGVVFLAGIPAALLMLCVPWLLRNIDVRVMVMGGLGLLAFSCWLETDLTAFSAGDSFTHSQLIRGLGQTMAMMFLNQAAVSSVPVEYARDAAGLFSTARNLGGSLALAGISVVQDERMWLHQRRLEEALPANSLTVQDYMNGQAMTLGGMPSAYRSLAGTIQTQALTLTYVDMFWILTVGVIATLPLALLLRPLPKRFKPAEMGH